A part of Neodiprion pinetum isolate iyNeoPine1 chromosome 4, iyNeoPine1.2, whole genome shotgun sequence genomic DNA contains:
- the Scox gene encoding protein SCO1 homolog, mitochondrial isoform X1 — MVIGSEFAGLDCGLCYYYIFCNHVKPTCGMSKLLIRRWTTLQRNYRELEKSIHTSSVKYDKLELPKRLPFWKNKGPINWKSFGITCGIGAGLLTYVAYLKHVKNLRIDQERKRALGKASLGGSFELVNSEGKTVKSDDFLGHWTMIYFGFTHCPDICPDELEKMAAVIDELENKHELIVKPIFISVDPDRDTPTVVGKYVKEFSDKFIGLTGTKEQVAQACKAYRVYFSSGPKDEDNDYIVDHTIIMYLVGPDGAFIDYYGQTANVEQIAASILFHTEKQKALNNPGWFSSLLPSKPAIVSA; from the exons ATGGTAATTGGTTCCGAATTTGCTGGACTAGATTGCG GTTTGTGCTATTACTACATATTCTGCAATCACGTAAAACCGACCTGTGGGATGTCGAAGTTACTGATCCGTAGGTGGACGACACTCCAACGAAATTACAGGGAATTG GAAAAATCTATACACACATCCAGTGTCAAGTATGATAAATTAGAGTTACCGAAGAGGTTGCCTTTTTGGAAAAACAAAGGGCCAATTAATTGGAAGAGTTTTGGAATAACTTGCGGGATTGGCGCTGGTTTGCTGACATATGTGGCGTACCTGAAACATGTGAAAAACCTGCGGATTGACCAAGAGCGAAAGCGTGCACTTGGAAAGGCTTCGCTTGGTGGTAGTTTCGAGCTGGTGAATTCTGAAGGAAAGACAGTAAAGTCTGACGACTTTTTAGGACACTGGACCATGATTTATTTCGGGTTTACGCACTGTCCAGACATTTGTCCAGATGAGTTGGAAAAAATGGCTGCCGTCATTGATGAACTTG AGAACAAACATGAACTAATTGTAAAACCAATCTTCATCTCCGTCGATCCAGACAGAGATACGCCGACAGTAGTTGGTAAATACGTAAAAGAATTTTCGGACAAATTCATTGGGCTTACCGGAACAAAGGAACAGGTTGCACAGGCCTGCAAGGCATACAGAGTCTACTTCAGCAGTGGACCAAAAGACGAAGACAACGATTATATT GTTGACCACACCATTATTATGTACCTAGTCGGTCCAGATGGAGCATTTATTGATTACTACGGTCAAACTGCAAACGTTGAACAAATAGCGGCGAGTATCTTGTTCCacacagaaaaacaaaaggctTTAAATAATCCTGGTTGGTTTTCATCGCTATTACCATCAAAACCTGCTATTGTTTCGGCCTGA
- the Scox gene encoding protein SCO1 homolog, mitochondrial isoform X2: MSKLLIRRWTTLQRNYRELEKSIHTSSVKYDKLELPKRLPFWKNKGPINWKSFGITCGIGAGLLTYVAYLKHVKNLRIDQERKRALGKASLGGSFELVNSEGKTVKSDDFLGHWTMIYFGFTHCPDICPDELEKMAAVIDELENKHELIVKPIFISVDPDRDTPTVVGKYVKEFSDKFIGLTGTKEQVAQACKAYRVYFSSGPKDEDNDYIVDHTIIMYLVGPDGAFIDYYGQTANVEQIAASILFHTEKQKALNNPGWFSSLLPSKPAIVSA, translated from the exons ATGTCGAAGTTACTGATCCGTAGGTGGACGACACTCCAACGAAATTACAGGGAATTG GAAAAATCTATACACACATCCAGTGTCAAGTATGATAAATTAGAGTTACCGAAGAGGTTGCCTTTTTGGAAAAACAAAGGGCCAATTAATTGGAAGAGTTTTGGAATAACTTGCGGGATTGGCGCTGGTTTGCTGACATATGTGGCGTACCTGAAACATGTGAAAAACCTGCGGATTGACCAAGAGCGAAAGCGTGCACTTGGAAAGGCTTCGCTTGGTGGTAGTTTCGAGCTGGTGAATTCTGAAGGAAAGACAGTAAAGTCTGACGACTTTTTAGGACACTGGACCATGATTTATTTCGGGTTTACGCACTGTCCAGACATTTGTCCAGATGAGTTGGAAAAAATGGCTGCCGTCATTGATGAACTTG AGAACAAACATGAACTAATTGTAAAACCAATCTTCATCTCCGTCGATCCAGACAGAGATACGCCGACAGTAGTTGGTAAATACGTAAAAGAATTTTCGGACAAATTCATTGGGCTTACCGGAACAAAGGAACAGGTTGCACAGGCCTGCAAGGCATACAGAGTCTACTTCAGCAGTGGACCAAAAGACGAAGACAACGATTATATT GTTGACCACACCATTATTATGTACCTAGTCGGTCCAGATGGAGCATTTATTGATTACTACGGTCAAACTGCAAACGTTGAACAAATAGCGGCGAGTATCTTGTTCCacacagaaaaacaaaaggctTTAAATAATCCTGGTTGGTTTTCATCGCTATTACCATCAAAACCTGCTATTGTTTCGGCCTGA
- the Ns1 gene encoding guanine nucleotide-binding protein-like 3 homolog: protein MAKFCLKKGSKRVSARKRYKIEKKVREHNRKVRREAKKNPKSKKKANTVQVPNSCPFKEDILKEVEVLKKQREEEKQKQREAARERKREQLSGNLEGLVTQAQNKQIQHDSSIVKSSAHETEKKPVKREENSLKAHYKEFKKVLDSADVILEVVDARDPLGTRCKQVEEAVQTAKGNKRLVLVLNKADLVPRENLDNWLKYLRRSLPAVAFKSSTQDQSKRLGRKKLGKKTEDLIQGGVCFGAELLLSLLANYCRNSGTVKTSIRVGVVGLPNVGKSSVINSLKRSRACDVGNTPGVTKCVQMVQLDSKIKLLDSPGIVFANPQQDKDGPDDSSVALKNAVRIEALQDPFTPASAILKRVSKKYMMELYDILEYSSPDEFFAMKAARMGKFKKGGIPDATAAARGVLADWNSGKIRYYTLPPEDSASQLSAEIVQQFAKEFDIDSFATEEAMMLDHVGAESAKANTAESLVCDSSGPVDAAMEIEIQEKRTQKKVAVLGVDKKKAKKGDPKSTAIEGRKKKVEPLFEIEGNQKLNKLNKIQFKKLKKERARGEKAATGLAQVLEDIQITASDDYNFETDFKPK from the exons ATGGCAAAATTCTGTTTAA AAAAGGGAAGCAAAAGAGTTTCCGCACGAAAAAGGTACaagattgagaaaaaagtgCGCGAGCACAATCGCAAGGTCAGGAGAGAGGCAAAGAAAAATCCGAAGAGCAAGA AAAAAGCAAATACCGTCCAAGTGCCAAATTCGTGTCCATTCAAGGAAGACATATTGAAAGAGGTGGAAGTACTTAAGAAACagcgagaagaagaaaagcaGAAACAACGTGAAGCAGCTCGTGAGAGAAAGCGTGAACAGTTGAGCGGAAATCTAGAGGGGCTCGTGACTCAGGCTCAgaataaacaaattcaacATGATTCTTCAATAGTAAAATCCTCTGCCCATGAGACAGAGAAAAAACCAGTCAAGCGAGAAGAAAACTCTTTAAAAGCACATTacaaagaatttaaaaaagttttggACTCTGCTGACGTGATCCTTGAAGTTGTCGATGCAAGAGATCCTTTGGGAACAAGATGCAAACAG GTCGAGGAGGCGGTGCAAACTGCAAAAGGAAATAAAAGGCTCGTGCTGGTCTTAAATAAAGCGGATTTAGTACCTAGGGAAAATTTGGACAACTGGCTTAAATATTTGCGTCGCAGTTTACCGGCAGTAGCTTTTAAATCATCAACACAAGATCAATCTAAGCGATTGGGCAGAAAGAAACTTGGTAAAAAAACAGAGGATTTGATACAAGGAGGCGTATGCTTTGGAGCCGAATTACTGCTATCCTTGTTGGCTAATTACTGTAGAAACAGTGGAACAGTGAAGACCAGCATTCGCGTCGGTGTGGTTGGCTTGCCAAATGTTGGAAAATCTAGCGTTATTAATTCTCTGAAAAGAAGTAGAGCATGCGATGTTGGAAACACTCCAG GAGTCACAAAATGTGTCCAAATGGTGCAACTGGATTCAAAAATCAAGTTATTAGATTCTCCTGGAATAGTATTCGCCAATCCCCAACAGGATAAAGATGGTCCTGATGACTCCTCAGTTGCCCTCAAAAATGCTGTACGAATAGAAGCCCTGCAAGACCCATTTACACCAGCCTCAGCGATATTGAAGCGTGTGTCCAAGAAGTACATGATGGAATTGTATGATATTCTTGAATATTCTTCTCCCGACGAATTTTTTGCCATGAAAGCCGCAAGGATGGgcaaattcaaaaaaggtGGAATACCAGATGCTACAGCAGCAGCCCGAGGAGTCTTAGCTGATTGGAATTCGGGAAAAATTCG ATACTATACGCTGCCTCCAGAAGATTCAGCTTCGCAACTATCTGCTGAAATTGTACAGCAGTTTGCAAAAGAATTCGACATTGATAGTTTCGCAACTGAAGAAGCTATGATGTTGGATCACGTTGGAGCAGAATCAGCAAAGGCAAATACAGCTGAAAGCCTTGTTTGTGACAGTTCAGGTCCTGTTGATGCGGCtatggaaattgaaattcaagaaAAGCGCACG caAAAGAAGGTGGCCGTACTTGGAGTCGACAAAAAGAAAGCTAAAAAAGGTGACCCTAAATCCACTGCAATAgaaggacgaaaaaaaaaagttgaaccaCTCTTTGAAATCGAAggaaatcaaaaattgaataaactaaATAAGATACAGTTTAAAAAACTCAAAAAAGAACGAGCAAGAGGAG aaaaagcAGCAACAGGACTCGCTCAAGTATTAGAAGATATACAGATCACAGCCTCAGATGACTACAACTTCGAAACTGACTTCAAACCCAAGTAA
- the gammaCOP gene encoding coatomer subunit gamma has translation MNSFKRDKKEEEDGGGNPFQNMEKTTVLQEARTFNDTPVNPRKCAHILTKILYLINQGEQLGTTEATEAFFAMTKLFQSRDVILRRLVYLGIKELSPIAEDVIIVTSSLTKDMTGKEDLYRAAAIRALCTITDGAMLQAIERYMKQAIVDRSPAVSSAALVSSLHLTSISGDIARRWANEAQEALNSDNVMVQYHALGVLYQARKTDKHAVTKLVSKLTRTSMTSPYAACMLIRMACKLLEEEDGNGELLDFVASCLRHKSEMVVYEAAHALVNMGKSSTRELAPAISVLQLFCGSLKPALRFAAVRTLNKVAMSHPAAVTACNLDLENLIADPNRSIATLAITTLLKTGAESSVDRLMKQIATFVSEISDEFKVVVVQAIRALCQKFPRKHAVLMNFLSAMLRDEGGLEYKAAIADTIIAVMEGNSEAKEAGLAHLCEFIEDCEHISLAVRILHLLGQEGPTSKQPSRYIRFIYNRVILECASVRAAAVTALARFAAACPPLLPNILVLLSRCQLDSDDEVRDRAAYYCAILQQQFDPTTLSLVQPPLLSIPSLERALNNYVSSPMEEPFDISQIPPAQTIEEPTQPEILATAKQQQSRLSREETFMEKLAQVPQLALVMSKSPLFKSSPVVELTESETEYNVKCVKHSFSNHLVLQFDCLNTLSDQLLEDVRVAIEPPEGYRVVYEIPCLRLAYNEPGTTYTVLEFPEDVHASIATIPTTLRFMARDCDPTTGVPDAEQGYRDEYMLEDLEVTLADQMRGVGKQGVDFNAAWDAGATRGFSELEETFVLGASVTTLEGAVQSLVGFLGLEAVERSHRVATDAVGHTLLLGGIFRGGKEVLARARLALADSQVTMQLSVRSSDPDVAELVTSSVG, from the exons ATGAACTCCTTTAAGCGTGataaaaaggaagaagaagatg GAGGAGGTAACCCGTTTCAGAACATGGAGAAGACGACCGTTCTGCAGGAAGCTCGGACGTTCAACGACACCCCAGTGAATCCCCGAAAATGTGCCCATATCCTTACAAAAATACTTTACTTGATAAATCAGGGCGAACAGTTGGGAACAACCGAGGCCACCGAAGCTTTCTTTGCTATGACTAAGTTGTTTCAGTCACGTGATGTGATTCTACGTCGATTAGTTTACTTGGGCATAAAAGAGCTCAGCCCTATAGCAGAGGATGTTATCATCGTCACATCCAGTCTCACTAAAGACATGACTGGCAAAGAAGATCTGTACAGAGCTGCGGCAATCCGGGCTCTGTGCACGATCACCGATGGTGCAATGCTGCAGGCTATTGAACGCTACATGAAACAAGCGATCGTTGATCGATCTCCCGCAGTCTCAAGCGCCGCTCTGGTGTCTTCACTTCATTTGACCAGTATATCTGGAGACATCGCAAGGCGGTGGGCCAACGAGGCACAGGAAGCGCTCAACTCTGATAATGTGATGGTTCAGTATCACGCTCTTGGAGTATTGTATCAGGCAAGAAAGACGGACAAGCACGCAGTCACCAAGCTAGTCTCAAAGCTGACTAGAACAAGCATGACGAGTCCTTATGCTGCTTGTATGCTGATCAGAATGGCATGTAAGCTCCTTGAAGAGGAAGATGGTAACGGAGAACTACTCGATTTTGTCGCATCATGTCTGCGCCATAAATCAGAAATGGTTGTGTACGAAGCTGCACATGCTCTGGTCAACATGGGCAAAAGCAGCACTAGGGAGCTTGCACCAGCTATAAGTGTGTTACAGCTGTTTTGTGGCTCCCTAAAACCAGCACTGAGATTTGCTGCAGTTAGAACTTTGAACAAAGTAGCTATGTCTCACCCAGCTGCAGTAACTGCTTGCAACTTGGACTTGGAAAACTTGATCGCTGATCCCAATAGATCTATCGCTACCTTGGCCATTACAACACTTCTAAAAACTGGAGCTGAGAGTTCTGTTGATCGTCTTATGAAGCAAATCGCTACCTTTGTATCTGAAATTTCAGATGAATTCAAAGTTGTAGTCGTTCAAGCCATCAG AGCCCTATGTCAGAAATTTCCTCGGAAACACGCTGTGCTCATGAACTTCTTGTCGGCGATGCTTCGGGATGAGGGAGGCTTGGAGTACAAAGCAGCCATTGCAGACACAATAATAGCAGTTATGGAGGGTAACTCAGAAGCAAAGGAGGCAGGGCTCGCACATCTTTGCGAGTTCATTGAGGACTGTGAACACATTTCCCTTGCAGTTCGCATACTTCATTTGCTTGGTCAAGAGGGTCCAACTTCCAAACAGCCGTCTCGCTACATTCGTTTCATCTACAATCGTGTTATTTTAGAATGCGCAAGTGTACGTGCTGCTGCAGTTACAGCATTGGCACGTTTCGCTGCCGCGTGTCCTCCGCTTCTTCCCAATATACTTGTTTTGCTATCACGCTGCCAACTGGATTCAGACGATGAAGTTCGTGATCGTGCTGCATATTATTGTGCCATTCTCCAGCAGCAGTTTGATCCTACGACTCTTTCTCTAGTACAGCCACCGCTTCTCTCCATTCCCAGTTTAGAGAGAGCATTGAATAATTATGTGTCTTCTCCGATGGAAGAACCATTCGATATTTCCCAG ATACCGCCGGCTCAAACAATAGAGGAGCCTACGCAACCAGAAATACTTGCAACTGCAAAACAACAACAATCGAGGTTGTCCCGCGAAGAGACATTCATGGAGAAACTTGCACAGGTTCCGCAACTGGCCCTTGTTATGTCAAAGTCTCCACTTTTCAAATCCTCTCCTGTTGTTGAGTTGACCGAGTCGGAAACTGAGTATAACGTGAAATGCGTCAAACACTCCTTCTCTAATCATCTCGTTCTTCAGTTCGATTGCCTCAATACCCTTTCTGACCAATTACTCGAAGATGTCAGAGTTGCTATCGAACCACCTGAAGG TTACAGAGTAGTCTACGAAATTCCGTGTCTCCGATTGGCATACAACGAGCCTGGAACAACTTATACAGTATTGGAATTCCCTGAGGATGTTCACGCCAGTATAGCTACCATTCCAACAACCTTGCGATTCATGGCACGTGACTGTGATCCAACGACAGGTGTTCCGGATGCCGAGCAAGGATATCGTGACGAGTACATG CTTGAAGATCTTGAGGTAACTTTAGCTGATCAAATGCGCGGAGTAGGAAAGCAAGGTGTTGATTTTAATGCTGCGTGGGATGCCGGAGCTACTCGTGGATTCTCCGAACTGGAAGAAACGTTTGTTTTGGGAGCATCGGTGACTACCCTCGAGGGAGCAGTACAAAGTCTTGTTGGTTTCTTGGGTCTGGAAGCCGTCGAGCGAAGTCATAGAGTAGCAACAGACGCTGTTGGGCATACTTTATTGTTAGGAGGTATATTCAGAGGAGGAAAGGAGGTTTTGGCTCGCGCAAGATTAGCTTTGGCTGATAGCCAAGTTACAATGCAGTTGTCAGTTAGATCTTCCGATCCGGATGTGGCGGAACTTGTTACTTCCTCGGTAGGATAA
- the LOC124217673 gene encoding prostaglandin reductase 1-like: MMSSLFSRGQVLLPKSFQPRRINSIRTMVIAKKYVIGKYFQGEPKRSDLPLVEEELPPLKDGEYLIQAEYLSVDPYMRPYVYRVPLGRTMIGSQVAKIIESKNANFPVGQRVFANIGWRTHTVIREDAGGVFDQPPYVLPDFDGLPASLGLGVLGMPGNTSYFGFLEICQPKAGETLVVSGAAGAVGSHVGQIGKILGLNVIGIAGSDAKCKWLKEELGFDHAINYKTQNVATALREAAPNKVDCYFDNVGGDISGIVLNQMNVFGRISVCGSISSYNADINAMPKTAIIQPALVFAQLKMEGFIVMRWKNRWMEGIEQNLKWIKEGKLKYRETFTDGFENMFDAFVGLLQGENTGKAVVKV, encoded by the exons ATGATGAGCTCATTATTCTCTCGCGGGCAGGTGCTCCTGCCGAAAAGTTTCCAACCAAGAAGGATCAATTCAATACGTACAATGGTTattgcaaagaaatatgttattGGTAAATACTTCCAAGGAGAGCCAAAGCGTTCAGACTTACCACTTGTCGAGGAAGAGTTACCGCCTTTGAAAGATGGAG aataTCTTATCCAAGCAGAGTATTTATCGGTCGACCCGTACATGAGACCTTATGTATATCGAGTACCACTTGGACGTACAATGATCGGTTCTCAAGTTGCAAAAATCATAGAgtcaaaaaatgcaaatttccCTGTCGGTCAACGTGTTTTTGCTAATATTGGCTGGCGGACACATACCGTAATTCGTGAAGATGCAGGTGGAGTCTTTGATCAGCCTCCCTACGTACTGCCTGATTTTGATGGCCTTCCTGCATCTCTTGGCTTGGGAGTACTGGGCATGCCAGG GAATACCAGTTATTTCGGATTTTTGGAAATATGTCAGCCAAAAGCCGGAGAAACATTGGTTGTAAGTGGTGCAGCAGGAGCGGTCGGATCCCACGTTGGACAAATTGGAAAGATTCTAGGATTAAATGTTATTGGAATTGCTGGTTCCGATGCAAAGTGCAAATGGCTCAAGGAAGAACTTGGCTTTGATCATGCTATCAACTACAAAACTCAAAATGTTGCCACAGCTCTGCGTGAAGCTGCTCCGAACAAAGTTGATTGTTACTTTGATAAT GTTGGAGGGGATATATCAGGAATTGTACTTAACCAGATGAATGTATTTGGTCGCATCTCAGTATGTGGAAGTATTTCTTCATACAACGCTGACATCAATGCAATGCCCAAGACGGCTATCATTCAGCCCGCGTTGGTCTTTGCACAATTGAAGATGGAAGGTTTCATAGTGATGCGTTGGAAGAATCGCTGGATGGAAGGCATTGAGCAAAACCTTAAATGGATAAAAGAGGGAAAATTGAAGTACCGCGAAACATTTACGgatggatttgaaaatatgttcgATGCATTTGTTGGCCTGCTGCAAGGGGAAAACACTGGAAAAGCAGTtgtcaaagtttaa
- the LOC124217677 gene encoding prostaglandin reductase 1-like: MVIAKKYVLAKHFEGEPKRSDLPIVEEELPPLKDGEYLIQAEYLSVDPYMRVYAQRYPVGITMIGIQVGKIIESKHKDFPVGKHVVATVGWRSHTIINGNAGLSSLRIPDYILPDLGSLPVSLGVGVLGMPGNTAYFGLIELCQPKAGETLVVSGAAGGVGSHVGQIGKILGMKVIGIAGSDAKCKWLKEELGFDYAINYKTQDVAVALKEAAPNKVDCYFDNIGGEISSIVMNHMNLFGRVSACGSISSYNADVKALPKCSIVQPAVVFSQLKVEGFIVNRWADRWMEGIEKNLQWLKENKLKYRETVTEGFENMFDAFVEMMRGDNVGKAVIKV, translated from the exons ATGGTTattgcaaagaaatatgtGTTGGCCAAACATTTTGAAGGAGAGCCCAAACGTTCAGATTTACCAATTGTTGAGGAAGAATTACCTCCTCTGAAAGATGGAG AATATCTCATCCAAGCAGAATATTTGTCCGTTGATCCGTACATGCGAGTGTACGCACAGCGATACCCAGTGGGAATCACAATGATTGGAATTCAAGTTGGTAAAATTATAGAATCCAAACATAAGGACTTTCCAGTCGGCAAGCATGTTGTCGCTACAGTAGGTTGGCGTTCACACACTATAATTAATGGAAATGCAGGGTTATCAAGTCTTCGCATACCTGATTATATATTGCCTGATCTCGGCAGTCTCCCCGTATCTTTGGGTGTGGGAGTGCTGGGCATGCCAGG aaaCACTGCATATTTCGGGCTTATTGAGCTCTGTCAGCCAAAGGCCGGTGAAACACTTGTAGTGAGCGGTGCAGCCGGTGGAGTTGGCTCTCATGTCGGGCAAATTGGAAAGATTCTCGGTATGAAAGTTATTGGGATTGCTGGTTCAGATGCGAAGTGCAAATGGCTAAAAGAAGAATTAGGGTTTGACTATGctattaattataaaactcAAGACGTTGCTGTAGCTTTAAAAGAAGCTGCTCCGAATAAGGTTGACTGCTACTTCGACAAt ATTGGAGGAGAGATTTCTAGTATCGTTATGAATCACATGAATTTATTTGGCCGCGTCTCAGCATGTGGAAGTATTTCCTCCTATAATGCAGATGTTAAAGCATTGCCCAAGTGTTCCATCGTTCAACCCGCTGTCGTATTTTCGCAATTGAAGGTTGAAGGATTTATAGTAAATCGCTGGGCTGATCGATGGATGGAGGGTATAGAGAAGAATCTTCAATGGCTGAAAGAGAATAAGCTGAAGTATCGCGAAACCGTCACAGaaggatttgaaaatatgttcgATGCATTTGTTGAGATGATGAGAGGAGACAATGTTGGAAAGGCTGTTATTAAAGTTTAA
- the LOC124217678 gene encoding prostaglandin reductase 1-like, producing MVVAKKFVINKYFEGEPKRSDLSLVEEELPALQDGEYLIEAKFLSVDPYMRPYVYRVPLGSTMIGSQVAEIIETKNPCFPVGKHVMANVGWRTHTVVREDDRGVFEQAPYILPDFDGLPLSVGLGVLGMPGNTAYFGFLEICKPMARETLVISGAAGAVGSHVGQIGKIYGLKVIGIAGSDAKCKWLKEELGFDHAINYKTQDVAAALKEAAPNKVDCYFDNVGGEISTIVLGQMKQYGRISVCGCISSYNADPNALPKVTIIQPLILFSQLRMEGFIVMRWLNRWEEGINHNLKWIKQKKLKYQETVTEGFDNMFDAFIGMLQGKNTGKAIVKV from the exons ATGGTTGTTGctaaaaaatttgtgattAATAAATACTTTGAAGGAGAGCCCAAGCGATCAGATTTAAGTCTGGTTGAGGAAGAACTACCTGCACTGCAAGATGGag aatATCTCATTGAAGCAAAGTTCTTATCTGTTGACCCATACATGAGGCCGTACGTATATCGCGTACCCTTGGGAAGCACAATGATTGGATCTCAAGTTGCTGAAataatagaaacaaaaaatccaTGTTTTCCTGTGGGTAAACATGTCATGGCCAATGTTGGATGGCGGACACACACTGTGGTTCGTGAAGACGACAGAGGAGTCTTCGAACAGGCTCCCTACATCTTGCCTGATTTTGATGGCCTACCCCTGTCTGTTGGCTTAGGGGTACTGGGCATGCCAGG AAACACCGCGTATTTCGGATTTCTCGAAATTTGTAAGCCAATGGCTAGGGAAACATTGGTCATAAGCGGTGCAGCTGGTGCGGTAGGATCCCATGTGGGGCAGATAGGCAAAATATATGGTTTGAAAGTAATTGGAATTGCGGGCTCTGACGCAAAGTGTAAATGGCTTAAAGAGGAACTTGGATTTGATCATGCTATCAATTACAAAACCCAAGATGTTGCTGCAGCTCTAAAGGAAGCTGCTCCAAACAAAGTTGATTGCTACTTTGACAAT GTCGGAGGAGAAATTTCTACCATCGTGCTCGGTCAAATGAAACAGTACGGCCGAATTTCGGTATGCGGCTGTATTTCCAGTTACAATGCGGATCCCAATGCATTGCCTAAGGTTACTATCATTCAACCACTAATCCTATTCTCTCAATTGAGAATGGAGGGATTTATAGTGATGCGTTGGTTGAACCGATGGGAAGAGGGTATTAATCACAATCTTAAATGGATAAAGCAGAAGAAATTAAAGTATCAAGAAACTGTCACAGAAGGGTTTGATAATATGTTTGATGCATTCATTGGAATGTTGCAAGGAAAAAACACTGGAAAGGCTATTGTCAAAGTTTAA
- the LOC124217679 gene encoding prostaglandin reductase 1-like, whose protein sequence is MVIAKKYVLTNHFKGEPKASDLTIVDEELPALKDGEYLIQAEYLSVDPYMRVYAQRYPVGITMIGRQIGKIIASKNKDYPVGKRVVANVGWRTHTIIDPNLKEHLGQPPYILPDLDTLPASLGLGVLGRPGNTAYFGLVEICQPKAGETLVVSGAAGAVGSHVGQIGKILGLKVIGIAGSDAKCKWLKEELGFDHAINYKTQDVTATLKEAAPNKVDCYFDNVGGEISNIVMNQMNTFGRVSICGSISSYNAQVDALPKCSIVQRIVVGLQLRIEGFIVSRWDHRLMEGIEKNHQWVKEGKLKYRETVTKGFINMFEAFVGMLQGKNTGKAIVEV, encoded by the exons ATGgttattgcaaaaaaatacgTGTTGACGAATCACTTCAAGGGAGAGCCAAAAGCATCAGACTTGACGATCGTCGATGAAGAATTACCTGCTCTAAAAGATGGAG aATATCTCATCCAAGCTGAGTACTTATCTGTTGATCCGTACATGAGGGTGTACGCACAACGGTACCCAGTGGGAATTACGATGATTGGACGTCAAATTGGTAAGATAATTGCGTCTAAAAATAAAGACTATCCAGTTGGTAAACGAGTTGTTGCTAATGTGGGCTGGCGTACACACACCATCATTGATCCAAATTTGAAGGAGCACCTTGGTCAGCCACCATATATATTGCCTGATCTTGATACTCTACCCGCGTCTTTAGGTCTCGGAGTATTGGGCAGGCCAGG CAACACAGCCTACTTTGGATTAGTCGAAATCTGTCAGCCCAAAGCTGGGGAAACACTTGTAGTAAGTGGCGCAGCTGGTGCAGTTGGCTCTCATGTGGGACAGATTGGTAAGATTCTTGGATTGAAGGTGATTGGGATTGCGGGCTCTGATGCAAAGTGCAAATGGCTCAAGGAAGAACTTGGATTCGATCATGCTATCAATTACAAAACCCAAGATGTTACGGCAACTCTGAAGGAAGCCGCTCCTAACAAAGTTGACTGTTATTTTGACAAT GTAGGAGGAGAGATCTCTAATATTGTAATGAATCAAATGAACACTTTTGGTCGTGTATCAATATGTGGAAGTATTTCCTCATACAATGCTCAGGTTGACGCTCTCCCAAAGTGTTCTATTGTTCAGCGAATAGTAGTCGGCTTACAATTGAGAATAGAAGGATTTATAGTGAGTCGTTGGGATCATCGTCTGATGGAGGGTATTGAGAAGAATCATCAATGGGTGAAGGAGGGAAAGTTGAAGTACCGTGAAACAGTCACTAAAGGATTTATAAATATGTTTGAAGCTTTCGTTGGTATGTTGCAAGGAAAGAACACTGGAAAAGCTATTGTTGAAGTTTGA